GCCCCAAGGAGCTGCTGGTACACCTCCACCTTCGTTACGGTAGGGAGGACGACCGACAAGCCTTGCAATCCGTCACGTAGCGTCACGTCGCGGACGCAAACCATTGGTTATACCCCTGATTTGACAGCATATTTTTGTGGCCCCTTCCAATACGGTTTGGTGTGCCTATCACCCAGGCCACCGAACAGCTTCCAGAACAACACCAAGTTTACACGGCATTATGCATCCTTGACCATCCTACCGCAACGCCGGTGTGAGCGCCGATGCCCCAGCGGGAGGAGGATTCACCACACGTGTTGGACGAGCTGTAATTGAGACGCTTGCGGCGCTCACGGAGGACTGACAAGAAATCGGCCGTCCGGGTGGACTCGGGGACGCTGAGTGACCGACAGGGGTGCTAACCCCGTGTCTTTTCTGCGCTCCCCGATGGCAGGGAAAATGCAAAGGGACGGGTGAAATGTCGACCCAAGAGCTCGCACAGGCTCAAACCAGGAAGCAGGTATCTCACCGGCCTGGACACTATCCCGCCGGCCCCGGCCTGGTGTTTCTTTTTGTGGTGCTCCCCCTCCTCCTGTTGCCGGTGGTGGTGCGCCACGTGGCGGTGCAGCGTCTCGATGCCTTGATCCCTGCGTCCGTGGCCATTCGGGACGTCGACCTGAACCTCTTCACCGGCAGAGCACAGGTCTCGGATCTTGTCATCGGCGGCGACGGAACCGAGACCATCCTGCGGGTGCCGACGCTCGACCTGCAGTTTTCCCGGCGCGCCCTCCTTCACCGTCAAATGATCATACACACAGTGATGGCTCACCAGCCGACGCTGCGCCTCGAGCGGACCGAAGACCGTCGCTGGAACGTCACCGAAATTTTCCGCTCTCTGGTAGAGGGGGATGCAGATACCGGCGAATTCACGATCGCGCGCTTGGACGTGCAGGGAGGCCTGATTACTGTCGTGGATCACACGACCACACCGGTGGCGAAAAGTCTCGTCAAGGATCTTGCACTCACGATACGGCCGGTGCCGCTGATCCCCGAGGCGAAGCCTGGGCAGGTCACAGGTAACTTCCAATTAGATGGAGCCCCTGTCCAGATGAGCGGCACGCTTCATCTTAGTCCGTTTGTGACTCGGCTAAAGGTGAACGCCACGCGCGTACCCCTCACGTTCTTTCAGGCGTACGTGCAGTATTTCCTTAGCGGAGCAGAGGCCGTTGCCGGGGACCTCGACGGGCGCCTGAACGTGGTCGCGACCTTGAATCAGCAAGAATATCTTGTCATCGAGATGAGCGGCGCCATTGAGGGGCGTGGCGTGGCGTTCGGATTTCCTGGCAACAAAAAGCCATTCTTTCGCGCCGCGCGGCTCACGGCCGACCCCGTCCGGGCGAGCAATATGCCGGTCGTTCACGCCGAGGTCGCCAACGTCCAGCTCACTGGGATGACCGTCCGGATCGAGCGGGACCACGACGGTAATTTCAACCTTCGGCGGCTGTGGGCTGCTATCCCACCGGAGGGTGGGGCGGGCATAACCCCGTCAGGTGCTCCGGCACCTCTCGCGATCCGACATCTCGAGGCCCGTGACAGCCGCATGTTGTTCGTGGACAGGACGGTCACTCCGACCTTCACTGATGAGCTTTCCCCCGCGACAGTTGAGGTCCGCAAACCGTCCCCGAAGACTGATCGGGCCAGCCTCAAAATAAAAGGGATCCTGGGAGGGTCCGCCCCCGTAGAACTCAGCGGGTGGTTCACGGTCGCTCGGCCCCTCAAGGTCTACCTTGAAGGGACGGTCAACGACTACGAGTTATCGCGGGTGAACCCTTACGCGGTCAAGTACGTCCGGCACCAAATCCAGCGCGGCCGCGTAACCACCAAGGTAAAATACCACTATGATGCCGGCAACCTCGACGCCGGCAATGAGATCCGTATCCGCCAGATCAAAGTCGGCGACCCCATCGAAGACGAGTTCGAAGGGCAGGTCGGCATCCCCCTCAAGCTTGCCCTTGCCCTCCTCGAGGGCCTCAATGGCGAGATCACCCTGAAGATCCCAGTGGAGGGCAAACTTGACAATCCCAAGTTCCTATTCAGCAGCGTCGTCTGGAAGGCCGTCCGAAACGGGATCTTGAAGGCCCTCACAGCCCCCTTCCGGCTGATCGGCAAGATTGTAACGGTGGGGGGAAAAATCACCGCAGTGCGGATCGATCCCATTGGCTTTCAGCCAGGCTCACTCAAGCCAGATAAGCGAGGGGTGAAGCGACTTGACCGTCTCGCCGCCTTCCTGCGAAAGCGACCAAACGTTGAGCTTCAGCTGCGCGGGCGGGCGAGTCGCCCAGAGGCGAAAGCACTGGCGCGGCAGCGCCGTCGTGCCCGTGGCTCGACCGAGCAAAAATTGCGGAAGCTTGCCGAAGACCGCGCACGCTTCATCGAGCGGGCCCTTGTCCGCCGTCGGGTCGCGGCAAAGCGGCTCTTTGTCCTGACCGCCGATCCAAACGCCGTGAAAAAGCGGGGGGCCGGTCGGGTCGAGTTTCGCATGCTCGACTGACACTCCCCTTGCCGCCGAGGATTCCCAAGCGCGGACCCCATCCGAAGACCCGACCCGACGGACTGCCCGCACGACGACTCTGGCTTGGAAACGATTTCACCTAGCGGGACCGGGGGAAGGACCTGACTTAAAAGGGGAGCTTGACCTCGGCAGGATCGGCCACTACCACCAGGATGCCTCGATCCGGATGCAGGTATCTGCGCGCGACCCGAAGGACATCCTCGCGGGTCACCGCGCGGATAATCTCGGGATAGCGGTCGGGGTAGTCCATCCCCAGGCCGTAAAACTCGACCGCAGCCAGAAAGCTCACCACTTGCCGATTCGTCTCGAACCGCAGGGGGAAGCTTCCGGTCAAGAAGCCCTTGGCCTCCTCAAGCTCCTTCGCGGTCACCCCGTTTTCGCGGATATCCCGGACCTGGCGCAGCACCTCCTCAATGGCTGAGCCCGCTGTCTCGTTTTTCGTTTGAAGACTCACCTCGAAGGCCCCGGGCAAGCGGCGGGCGCTGAAGAAGCTCTGCACGTCGTAGGCCCAGCCCTTTTCCTCACGGATGCTCCGCATCAGGCGAGAGGTCAAACCCCCGCCTCCCAGGATCAGATTCATGACTGAAAGGGCGTAATAGTCCGGATTCTTGCGCTCGATCCCCAAATGCCCCCAGACAATATTGGCCTGGGTCACCTCCCGATCGATCTTTACCACCTGCAGGCTCGCAGGGGGAGACACGGCGGATACCTCAAAGGAGGGAATCGCCTTCCGTGACCAGCCCTGGAGGTGTTTCTCTAAAGCACGCTGCATCTCTTCGAGTGTCACATCCCCTGCGGCCGCCAGGATGCTGTTGTTGGGGACATAATAGCGCTGATGAAACTCAACCAGGTCCTTCCGGGTGATCCTGGGCAGGCTCTCTTCGGTCCCCTCCACCGGCCGGCCGTACGGACGTTCCCCGAAGAGGGTTGAGGCAAAGGCCTCCTGGACCACCGTGCCGGGATCTTCCTGCTTCCGGTGGATACTCCCCTGGAGTTCCTGAACCTTTCGTGCGATCTCCTCCTTCCGAAACGCCGGACGCATCAGCACATCCGCGAGCAGTTCCAGGCCAAGATCCAAATCCCGTTTTAGGACGGTCAGTGATACTGAGGCGAGGTCCCTCGAGGCGCTGGCGCTGAGACCTCCCCCCACAAACTCGATGGTCTCACTGATTTCGGGAGCCGTTCGGCTAGCCGTTCCCAGGGGCAGGAGCTCGGCGGTGAGGTTGGCAAGCCCCGCCTTCTCTTTCGGCTCGCGCAAGGAACCAGCCTCGATCAGGACCTCGACTGTGACCATGGGGAGCATCGGCCGCTCCGCGACGAGGAGGGTCAACCCATTCTGCATCTCGACCCGGCGGCCGACCGGCGCCGCGTCGGCCAGTCTCGGCAGGGCGAGACCCAGCACAAGCATAACAAGACTGGTTTTCCTCAGCTGTCCTCGCATCTCAGGAACTCTGGCAGTCAGCTATCCGCTGTCATCTATCAGCAAGAAAGCTCTGATCTCACATGCTGAATGCTGATAGCCGACTGCTGACTGCAGACGGCTGATTAGTGACTGCCGACCGCTGATTGCTGACTGCTGTCTGTTGATTGCTGGTCTCCCGGGATAAGGACTCCCACCGTCCGCTTCTCGCTCCCAAGGTACTTCTGGGCCACCCGCCGGACATCTTCGCGGGTCACGGCACGAATCCCGGGAAGGTACACCTCCCAGTAGCGCCACCCTGCCACAATCTCGTAGGACGCCAGCTGCCGGGCCAGGCTGAAAATCGAGTCCTGACTAAAGATGAAACTAGCCTCGATCTGGTTTTTGGCCTTCTGAAGTTCCCGGGCCGAGACCAGCTCTGTCTTGATCCGCTCGATCTCATCAAACAGTGCCTGCTCCAGTTCCTCCACGCTCTTGCCGGGAAGCGAGGTCGCATAGAGACTAAAAAGGTCTGGGGCAGCGGAGACCCGGGCATAATAGGCACCCGCACCCAAGGCAAGCTGCTTTTCGTAGACCAGATGCCGGTAAAGCCGTGCACTTTTTCCACCAGCGAGGATCACTTCGAGCATGTCCAGGGCGTAGCTATCAGGATCCTTCATGTTCGGGGCATGATAGCCGGCAACAAGGGAGGGAAGCCGGGCGTCCTGCCGTCTGAGCATGACCCGCCGTTCCCCCTTTTGCGACGGTTCGTCGCTGCGTACGGGGGGTGGCTCGGGGGCCCGGGGAATCGAGCCAAACGCCTCCTGGATCCTCGGGAGAAGTTGTGCGCGGTCAAAGTCCCCAACCACGACGACCACCGCGTTGTTCGGGACATAGTACGTTTTATAAAAATTTTGGACATCTGTGCGGGTCAGCTGCCGCAGGTCCTCCATCCAGCCGATCACCGGATGGCCGTAGGGATACGCCTTGAACGCGGCCGCATTGACCTCCTCCCACAACGCACTCGACGGGTCGTCCTCGGTGCGCAACCGTCGCTCCTCCATGACCACGCTGCGCTCCCGCTTGACCTCGGCGGGGTCGAGGCGCAGGTTGACCATCCGATCCGGTTCTAACTCCAGGGGGAGTTGAATGCGATCCGCCGCAATGGTCACGAAGTAGCCAGTATAGTCCTGGCTGGTGAAGGCGTTATCGCGCCCTCCGTTCCGGCGCACCCGCCGGCTGAACTCTTGCCCCCCGATCTTTTCGGTCCCCTTGAACATCATGTGCTCGACGAGATGCGCGAGACCCGTATGCCCGAATTGCTCGTTCCGGGATCCGACCCGGTACCAGATATGAAACGTGACCACAGGCGCCTTGTGCTCCTCCAGCAAGAGCACCTTGAGCCCGTTGTCCAGTGTGGTCTCAAAGACGTCGAGTCCCCCGGCTTCAGTCCCGTGCGCCAGGAGCGGTAGCAGCGCCAGGAGCAAGCATGCCATGGGTATCCAGCGCGCACGTCTCACTGCTCCCCTCCCCTCTCCAGGTTGATTTGGACCGGGTCGTCGAGGCGGACCCCATGGCGCTTGGCAAAGCCGGCAGGAACTTCGAGTACATAGTGAACCTCTTCACGCGGCGAAAAGACCTGGGGGGCCTCGCCCGGAGCCGGTGGTTTCGCTCCCGTCACCAGATCCACCACGCGTCCATCCCGAATCCAGAGGATATCAAGGGGAAACCTCATGCCCCGCATCCATATGAGCGGCCGGGCCGGCGCCTCGTACACAAACAGTATTCCCCTTCCAGGCGCCAGGCCCTCCCGTCCGCTGAGCCCGCGGATTTTCTCCGCCTCGGTCTGGGCCACTTCGACTGTCACCACCGCTCGGTCCCCGATCCGTACCTGAGCCCCTGCAGCCACCTCGACTCCAGCACTCAGCACGCAGACAAGAATCCAGGGGAGAGACCGGCGGGTAATCATGATAATTCCTTCGGCAGCTCGCCCAATGTCGCGGTGATCATGATGCGTAGGCCATCGCGCAGGATCTCGAGCTCCACCGTCTGGCCGACCCTTTTCTGATCATCGAAGTAGGCGATGAGGTCCCTCATGCTCTTAATTTCTTGCCCATCGACGCCCACAAGCACATCGCCACCAACCCGGAGGATGGTGTTGCCGATCCGAATCCGGCGCCTTCCTCCTCGAATGCCCGCCCGGGCCGCGGGTGATCGCCGGGTCACACGGACCACCAACACCCCCTGCTCGACGCGCAGGCTTAGGGTCCGACTAATCTCCGGCGTCAGGGTAAGCCCGGAGATGCCAAGCCAGGGATGGCTTACCCGACCTTTGGTGATCAATTGCGGAACAATGCGCTTGACCTTGTTGATGGGAATCGCAAACCCAATCCCCACCGAACCGCCGCTCGGGCTGAAGATGGCCGTATTGATCCCGATCACTTCGCCGCGGGAATTCAGAAGGGGTCCGCCGCTATTGCCAGGGTTGATGGCGGCGTCGGTCTGGATCACGCCCCGGATCTCTCGCCCATTGTCGGCCCGGAGCGTTCTATCGAGTGAGCTCACCACGCCGCTGGTGACCGTCCGGTCAAGGCCGAAGGGGTTGCCGATGGCGATAGCCATCTGTCCGACCCGGAGCTGGTCCGAGTCCCCGAGCCGGACGATGTGGAACTTCTCATCCGGTACATCGATCTTGATCACGGCCAGGTCATTGAAGGGATCCCGACCGATGAGCCTCGCCGACACCTTTTTTCCACTGGCGAGCGTCACTTCGAGGCGTCTGGCATCTTCGACCACGTGATTGTTGGTGATGATATGTCCCCTCTTATCGATGATGAAGCCCGAGCCAGCCCCTTGCTGGGGAACCACGTTAAAGAAGAAATCGTAGACCATCGCCGTGCTGGTGATGTTGACCACCGCCGGGCCGACCTCTCGATAGACCCGGATGATGACTTCCTCCGCGGCGGTCAGCTCCCCCTCCGGGGTCGCTGCCCAAACGACAGGAAGCACCGCCAGCGCTTCACTCGGCTGGCGCGGGGACGGGTGGACGTCCAGAAACACAATGATCAATGCGGCAGCGATCAGGGCGGTCGTCCTAATCACCCCCGGTTTTCGCATCATAACGTATCCGCCCTCCTCATCCCTTGGAACCGCAGAAGAATAAACGTCTTACTATCCCATTTCCTTTCCGCTTGTCAATGTGCCCGATCGCTTAGACCCGCCAGACGGCTCTTGCTAGCCCGGATTATTCACATAGAAGTGAATAATCTGCCCTCCGGGCTTCGACTCCGCCCCGCGTTTGCGGGGCGTCGCTCAGGGCTAGCCTTGAGGCCCGCCGCTGCGGCGGGATCGAAACCTGCCGGTGCGGCCGAGCCCGCACCCGCAGGCGCATTATTCACGAACCGAGTGTCTTCGTGAATAATGCGGGCTAGTAAACGCAAAAAGGGACCGCCAGCAGAAGGACGGTCCCTCTTCCGACCGCGTCACGGCTTACGCCGCATCTCCTGCCCACAACATTGGGGGATGCAGTGGCCTGCCTTGAGCACCTGCACTTCCAGGCCACATCGTTCGCAGACATAGACTTCGTTCACCACAGGCACGACTCCTCCTCCTTTCAACGCATGTTAGAGTGTTGGGCGGAATGCCCTGAGCCGTAAGGAGTTTGAGACAACCGACACCGAGGAGAGCGCCATGGCCCCGCCGGCGAGGACTGGACTCATGAGCAGCCCGACCACGGGGTAGAGAACCCCCGC
Above is a genomic segment from Candidatus Methylomirabilota bacterium containing:
- a CDS encoding DUF748 domain-containing protein; the protein is MSTQELAQAQTRKQVSHRPGHYPAGPGLVFLFVVLPLLLLPVVVRHVAVQRLDALIPASVAIRDVDLNLFTGRAQVSDLVIGGDGTETILRVPTLDLQFSRRALLHRQMIIHTVMAHQPTLRLERTEDRRWNVTEIFRSLVEGDADTGEFTIARLDVQGGLITVVDHTTTPVAKSLVKDLALTIRPVPLIPEAKPGQVTGNFQLDGAPVQMSGTLHLSPFVTRLKVNATRVPLTFFQAYVQYFLSGAEAVAGDLDGRLNVVATLNQQEYLVIEMSGAIEGRGVAFGFPGNKKPFFRAARLTADPVRASNMPVVHAEVANVQLTGMTVRIERDHDGNFNLRRLWAAIPPEGGAGITPSGAPAPLAIRHLEARDSRMLFVDRTVTPTFTDELSPATVEVRKPSPKTDRASLKIKGILGGSAPVELSGWFTVARPLKVYLEGTVNDYELSRVNPYAVKYVRHQIQRGRVTTKVKYHYDAGNLDAGNEIRIRQIKVGDPIEDEFEGQVGIPLKLALALLEGLNGEITLKIPVEGKLDNPKFLFSSVVWKAVRNGILKALTAPFRLIGKIVTVGGKITAVRIDPIGFQPGSLKPDKRGVKRLDRLAAFLRKRPNVELQLRGRASRPEAKALARQRRRARGSTEQKLRKLAEDRARFIERALVRRRVAAKRLFVLTADPNAVKKRGAGRVEFRMLD
- a CDS encoding pitrilysin family protein, with translation MLVLGLALPRLADAAPVGRRVEMQNGLTLLVAERPMLPMVTVEVLIEAGSLREPKEKAGLANLTAELLPLGTASRTAPEISETIEFVGGGLSASASRDLASVSLTVLKRDLDLGLELLADVLMRPAFRKEEIARKVQELQGSIHRKQEDPGTVVQEAFASTLFGERPYGRPVEGTEESLPRITRKDLVEFHQRYYVPNNSILAAAGDVTLEEMQRALEKHLQGWSRKAIPSFEVSAVSPPASLQVVKIDREVTQANIVWGHLGIERKNPDYYALSVMNLILGGGGLTSRLMRSIREEKGWAYDVQSFFSARRLPGAFEVSLQTKNETAGSAIEEVLRQVRDIRENGVTAKELEEAKGFLTGSFPLRFETNRQVVSFLAAVEFYGLGMDYPDRYPEIIRAVTREDVLRVARRYLHPDRGILVVVADPAEVKLPF
- a CDS encoding pitrilysin family protein, encoding MRRARWIPMACLLLALLPLLAHGTEAGGLDVFETTLDNGLKVLLLEEHKAPVVTFHIWYRVGSRNEQFGHTGLAHLVEHMMFKGTEKIGGQEFSRRVRRNGGRDNAFTSQDYTGYFVTIAADRIQLPLELEPDRMVNLRLDPAEVKRERSVVMEERRLRTEDDPSSALWEEVNAAAFKAYPYGHPVIGWMEDLRQLTRTDVQNFYKTYYVPNNAVVVVVGDFDRAQLLPRIQEAFGSIPRAPEPPPVRSDEPSQKGERRVMLRRQDARLPSLVAGYHAPNMKDPDSYALDMLEVILAGGKSARLYRHLVYEKQLALGAGAYYARVSAAPDLFSLYATSLPGKSVEELEQALFDEIERIKTELVSARELQKAKNQIEASFIFSQDSIFSLARQLASYEIVAGWRYWEVYLPGIRAVTREDVRRVAQKYLGSEKRTVGVLIPGDQQSTDSSQQSAVGSH
- a CDS encoding DUF192 domain-containing protein; amino-acid sequence: MITRRSLPWILVCVLSAGVEVAAGAQVRIGDRAVVTVEVAQTEAEKIRGLSGREGLAPGRGILFVYEAPARPLIWMRGMRFPLDILWIRDGRVVDLVTGAKPPAPGEAPQVFSPREEVHYVLEVPAGFAKRHGVRLDDPVQINLERGGEQ
- a CDS encoding trypsin-like peptidase domain-containing protein, with amino-acid sequence MMRKPGVIRTTALIAAALIIVFLDVHPSPRQPSEALAVLPVVWAATPEGELTAAEEVIIRVYREVGPAVVNITSTAMVYDFFFNVVPQQGAGSGFIIDKRGHIITNNHVVEDARRLEVTLASGKKVSARLIGRDPFNDLAVIKIDVPDEKFHIVRLGDSDQLRVGQMAIAIGNPFGLDRTVTSGVVSSLDRTLRADNGREIRGVIQTDAAINPGNSGGPLLNSRGEVIGINTAIFSPSGGSVGIGFAIPINKVKRIVPQLITKGRVSHPWLGISGLTLTPEISRTLSLRVEQGVLVVRVTRRSPAARAGIRGGRRRIRIGNTILRVGGDVLVGVDGQEIKSMRDLIAYFDDQKRVGQTVELEILRDGLRIMITATLGELPKELS
- a CDS encoding desulfoferrodoxin, with amino-acid sequence MPVVNEVYVCERCGLEVQVLKAGHCIPQCCGQEMRRKP